From Leptospira stimsonii, the proteins below share one genomic window:
- a CDS encoding adhesin OmpL37 family surface protein, with translation MVSRIQKALILIISVSGGLLWAVSPDQTNLGILIGENKINLKFINICVSNLAPALEEGATGDKTPPNNTKAESGATTSTQTSSGKEEVYKKLNALPSYTSLKKANQFDFNGNMWYYQSNYSLSFKNLRGAQGEMKDLYQATHEQYLQNSRVILEYASPLIVRSNDKIAQHLLRLGFRDLKSSEDHFTTAYNSAPYQFRYKLLLHSEGIKIARRARRFALLAMIASKTPAEDKPEYQFVNLDDIRAAAEKENISDYERIRNTLINFIDNDLIQRKIVPPGESKDKPIDILEIHDDNYSFITSGRVSFMDMSNDEIKTDDMIQKETLPPIPAKTGN, from the coding sequence ATGGTTTCCAGAATTCAAAAAGCACTGATCCTAATCATCTCCGTTTCCGGCGGTCTTTTGTGGGCCGTTTCCCCGGACCAAACTAATCTTGGAATATTGATTGGTGAAAACAAGATCAACCTGAAGTTCATCAATATCTGCGTGAGTAATCTCGCCCCGGCCCTCGAAGAAGGCGCAACGGGCGATAAAACGCCGCCAAACAACACGAAGGCGGAATCAGGTGCGACCACTTCCACACAAACGAGTTCGGGAAAGGAAGAGGTCTATAAAAAGTTGAATGCGCTTCCATCCTATACGAGTTTGAAAAAAGCGAACCAATTCGACTTCAACGGAAATATGTGGTATTATCAGAGCAATTACAGTCTTTCTTTTAAGAATCTCCGCGGAGCTCAAGGAGAAATGAAGGATCTGTATCAGGCAACGCACGAACAATATCTTCAAAATTCGAGAGTCATCCTGGAATACGCTTCACCTTTGATCGTAAGAAGTAACGATAAGATCGCACAACATCTCCTCCGATTGGGTTTTCGCGATCTCAAAAGTTCCGAAGATCATTTTACGACCGCATACAATTCCGCTCCTTATCAGTTCCGTTATAAACTTTTGCTTCATAGCGAAGGAATTAAGATCGCGAGACGAGCGAGAAGATTTGCTCTTCTTGCGATGATCGCATCAAAAACGCCTGCTGAAGACAAACCGGAATACCAATTCGTCAATCTCGACGATATCAGAGCGGCGGCGGAAAAGGAAAACATTTCCGATTATGAAAGAATCCGAAATACATTGATCAATTTTATCGACAACGATTTGATCCAAAGAAAAATCGTTCCTCCCGGAGAATCCAAGGATAAGCCGATCGATATTTTAGAAATTCATGATGATAACTATTCCTTCATCACATCGGGGAGAGTTTCTTTTATGGATATGAGCAATGATGAAATCAAAACCGACGACATGATTCAAAAGGAAACGCTTCCACCGATCCCGGCAAAAACCGGAAACTAA
- a CDS encoding LIC11086 family outer membrane transporter, whose protein sequence is MKQNILILQILFSFLIPFSISAHHTGMGGSDQASTRFVDPFTGKREKPANYFVLTQDFYKQTNENSNIHTTTFYGEMNLKNGMFAINLSTPYTYYEQKDRSDAARIGKTYIGMKYLPLIDFQKNYFIVFSANVGFPSGQDTDKFTGGNYYSGIPGVTLGYLLGKFSFVTRISGIFPLSKSQPNNLQDNDGIAYWLRNPSSSAPEETYLLKKTTLISGYITWLWRPGLSFFAGYLYRTPYEGVDLKRTDQGKVPSIFREASFGFSANVSEKLNFNLAYRYPLLRGEEQRLYDYAITAAVSIEISGLENEETGEKKESESKEERRPEDEKKEEK, encoded by the coding sequence ATGAAACAGAATATTCTAATATTACAGATTCTTTTCTCTTTTTTAATCCCCTTCTCCATTTCGGCTCATCACACGGGGATGGGAGGAAGCGACCAAGCCTCCACTCGTTTTGTCGATCCTTTCACTGGAAAAAGAGAAAAACCCGCGAACTACTTCGTATTAACCCAGGATTTTTACAAACAAACAAACGAGAATAGCAATATTCACACGACGACCTTCTACGGAGAGATGAATCTTAAGAATGGGATGTTTGCGATCAACCTAAGTACCCCGTATACTTATTACGAACAAAAGGATCGATCCGACGCGGCTCGTATCGGTAAAACATATATCGGGATGAAATATCTTCCTTTGATCGACTTCCAAAAAAACTACTTTATAGTCTTCAGCGCGAACGTGGGATTCCCTTCCGGTCAGGATACGGATAAGTTCACGGGTGGTAATTATTACTCCGGAATTCCGGGTGTGACTCTCGGGTATCTTCTGGGAAAGTTCAGCTTTGTGACAAGGATCAGCGGAATATTTCCCCTCTCAAAATCGCAACCGAACAACTTACAAGACAATGACGGAATCGCTTACTGGCTCCGGAATCCGTCGTCATCCGCCCCGGAAGAAACATACCTACTCAAAAAAACGACTTTGATTTCGGGTTACATCACTTGGCTTTGGAGACCGGGGCTTTCCTTTTTTGCGGGTTATCTCTATAGAACTCCTTACGAAGGAGTCGATCTCAAAAGAACGGATCAAGGAAAAGTACCGTCGATCTTTCGAGAAGCGAGTTTCGGATTTTCCGCGAACGTTTCCGAAAAACTCAACTTTAACTTGGCATATCGATATCCTCTCCTTCGAGGCGAAGAACAACGATTATACGATTATGCGATTACGGCCGCGGTCTCGATAGAAATCTCGGGATTGGAGAATGAGGAGACGGGAGAAAAAAAAGAATCCGAATCAAAAGAGGAAAGAAGGCCGGAAGACGAGAAAAAAGAGGAGAAATAA
- the lsa30 gene encoding laminin/fibronectin-binding adhesin Lsa30 yields MRKTAIRFSLLSLSFLFFSCTFGSVGDSRKEEARMLQRLLTLIGQRPSTFQTSIYFTDDQQDVNIGAFSLISGATTYNLQLLAGSKIVWDGVAVRVNPNPVPTVPNQTRSIDRDEHSAASHTPYTVPLDLPVTSPYGADYGTGSFTDTNLEIVNGSILTGDVHSSVVPPIPGIPSGYLASVKYKVQSLDITFQITAPGPINTSVRIQLAPFVVELFPRCRFDIVPEKLGNFPVTWNLTGILQDQGGTSLLSSIFALPNPVNINPYQNGNLYNLILANFRQQDRVLYQTGCTLF; encoded by the coding sequence ATGCGAAAAACAGCGATCCGTTTTAGTCTCCTCTCGCTTTCGTTTCTTTTTTTCTCGTGCACGTTCGGCTCGGTCGGTGATTCGAGAAAAGAAGAAGCGCGGATGTTACAGAGACTTTTGACCTTAATCGGACAAAGGCCGTCTACGTTTCAAACGAGCATTTATTTTACGGACGATCAACAGGACGTAAACATAGGCGCATTCAGTCTGATTTCCGGAGCAACGACTTACAACTTACAACTGTTAGCCGGATCAAAGATCGTTTGGGACGGAGTTGCGGTACGGGTCAATCCCAACCCGGTACCGACCGTTCCGAATCAAACTCGATCCATAGATCGAGACGAACATTCAGCGGCCTCTCATACTCCTTATACGGTTCCGCTGGATTTGCCGGTGACTTCTCCGTACGGAGCGGACTACGGAACCGGATCTTTTACGGATACGAATCTGGAAATCGTCAACGGATCGATTCTCACAGGCGACGTTCACTCTTCGGTGGTTCCCCCGATTCCAGGAATTCCTTCCGGTTATCTCGCTTCGGTAAAATATAAGGTGCAATCCTTGGATATTACGTTCCAGATCACGGCCCCGGGACCGATCAACACTTCGGTAAGAATTCAACTGGCGCCCTTTGTAGTGGAGTTGTTTCCAAGATGCAGATTCGATATCGTTCCGGAAAAACTCGGGAATTTTCCGGTGACTTGGAACCTGACCGGAATTCTTCAGGACCAAGGCGGGACTTCTCTCTTGAGTTCTATTTTCGCCTTACCGAATCCGGTCAATATCAATCCGTATCAAAACGGGAATCTCTACAATCTCATTTTGGCCAACTTTCGACAACAGGATCGAGTCTTGTATCAAACTGGATGCACACTATTTTAA
- a CDS encoding MbnH family di-heme enzyme yields the protein MNFLVYFISLIFLIQCGSGILPIDPFKKKGSKNDEALLLLLLPQNSYVWNLPNGFPVPLVPASNPMTQEKVDLGRFLFFDKRLSGNQTQSCGSCHKQANAYTDGLVTAVGSTGNVHPRNSQGIINVAYNLRQTWVNPNLRNLEDQMLVPIFGEHPVELGLANKENEMLERLRSDNRYQTMFANAFPGGDPFSTSNVVKAIASFERTLISGRSPYDKYLYDGDISALGNSTQRASILRGAQIFSSEKGECFHCHGGFNFSTTSVHVGTVTEEVSFHNNGLYNIGGNGSYPTGNQGLFEFTGLASDKGKFRAPSIRNVELTAPYMHDGSIDTLENVVEHYNNGGRNITTGPNAGDGRINPNKNNFVFAIGLTAGEKTDLVNFLKSLTDTEFVTNAKNSDPF from the coding sequence ATGAATTTTTTAGTATATTTTATTTCTTTGATATTTCTGATTCAATGCGGATCCGGAATCCTTCCGATCGATCCTTTCAAAAAGAAGGGATCAAAAAACGACGAGGCCTTACTTTTACTGCTCTTGCCTCAGAATTCTTACGTTTGGAATCTCCCGAACGGTTTTCCCGTACCCTTAGTTCCGGCTTCCAATCCGATGACCCAGGAAAAGGTCGACTTGGGAAGATTTTTATTTTTTGATAAACGACTTTCCGGAAATCAAACTCAGTCATGCGGTTCCTGTCACAAACAAGCAAATGCCTACACGGACGGGCTCGTCACCGCGGTCGGTTCTACCGGAAACGTTCATCCTAGAAATTCGCAAGGAATCATCAACGTCGCCTACAACCTCCGCCAAACTTGGGTGAATCCAAATCTTCGAAATTTGGAGGATCAAATGTTGGTTCCGATCTTCGGGGAACATCCTGTAGAACTCGGACTCGCGAATAAGGAGAACGAAATGCTAGAGCGACTCCGATCGGATAACAGGTATCAGACGATGTTCGCAAACGCGTTTCCGGGAGGAGATCCTTTTTCCACTTCCAACGTGGTAAAGGCGATCGCTAGTTTTGAAAGAACTTTGATCTCGGGACGTTCTCCCTATGACAAGTATCTCTACGACGGGGATATCTCGGCGCTCGGAAATTCAACGCAAAGAGCATCGATCTTGCGCGGAGCGCAGATATTCTCCTCCGAAAAAGGGGAATGTTTTCACTGTCACGGAGGTTTTAATTTCTCCACCACAAGTGTTCACGTCGGAACGGTAACGGAAGAAGTTTCCTTTCACAACAACGGACTCTACAACATCGGAGGCAATGGAAGTTATCCAACGGGGAATCAAGGTCTTTTCGAGTTCACGGGGCTCGCCTCCGATAAGGGAAAATTCAGAGCACCATCGATTCGTAATGTGGAACTGACCGCTCCTTACATGCACGACGGTTCCATCGATACTCTGGAGAATGTAGTGGAGCACTATAACAACGGAGGAAGAAATATCACGACCGGCCCGAACGCAGGAGACGGAAGAATCAATCCAAATAAGAATAACTTCGTATTTGCAATCGGACTCACCGCCGGTGAGAAAACGGATCTTGTCAATTTTCTCAAAAGTTTAACCGATACGGAATTCGTGACCAATGCGAAAAACAGCGATCCGTTTTAG
- a CDS encoding MbnP family copper-binding protein, with protein sequence MTKKFLVLFSILFLGLSFIHCPWDKKKNDDDMTTLAAIVALGGTPGIQFSAYAGTQKLECGQTLKGHGLTLESLPFIPNAHIAESVTFQLHDFRLFVYGVTLIAADGSEIPLNLNQDGKFQYGNIALLDFENKTGKCDGTTETNNLVAAGVPMGTYKGLKFTVGLPEEKNHLNADNQPSPLNTTGMFWSWTSGYKFLKLDFETVETGAAGTSVHIGSGDCTGTGSSSTCLRANRIPVTLTPDGGFNPATQTVKINVQALLQGIDLTADANGAMCMSGTAGMMAVGCPTIFPNIGLNLTTGLPITPAQTVFSIISK encoded by the coding sequence ATGACTAAAAAATTTTTAGTTTTATTTTCTATCTTATTTTTAGGACTTTCGTTCATTCACTGTCCTTGGGACAAAAAGAAGAACGACGACGATATGACTACTCTCGCGGCAATCGTCGCGTTAGGCGGCACACCGGGCATTCAATTTTCTGCATATGCTGGAACACAAAAGTTAGAATGCGGCCAGACTCTCAAAGGTCACGGACTCACGCTCGAATCCCTTCCCTTTATTCCGAATGCGCACATCGCGGAAAGTGTAACGTTTCAGTTGCATGACTTCCGGCTCTTCGTCTATGGAGTGACTTTGATTGCCGCGGATGGATCCGAAATTCCTTTGAACCTGAATCAAGACGGTAAATTCCAATACGGAAACATCGCTCTTCTGGATTTCGAAAACAAAACCGGAAAATGTGACGGAACGACCGAGACAAACAATCTCGTCGCCGCTGGAGTTCCGATGGGGACTTACAAAGGTCTTAAATTCACGGTCGGGCTTCCCGAAGAAAAAAACCACTTAAACGCGGATAACCAACCGTCTCCTTTGAATACAACGGGAATGTTCTGGAGTTGGACTTCCGGTTACAAATTCTTAAAATTGGATTTTGAAACCGTCGAAACCGGGGCCGCTGGAACCTCCGTCCATATCGGATCCGGAGATTGTACAGGAACGGGAAGTTCAAGTACCTGCCTTCGCGCGAACCGAATCCCGGTGACTTTGACCCCGGACGGCGGTTTTAATCCTGCGACTCAAACCGTTAAGATCAATGTCCAAGCTCTCTTACAAGGAATCGATCTTACCGCGGACGCGAACGGTGCTATGTGTATGTCGGGAACGGCAGGCATGATGGCTGTCGGTTGTCCTACCATCTTCCCGAATATCGGATTAAACCTAACGACCGGTTTGCCTATCACACCGGCCCAGACCGTTTTTTCGATCATCTCCAAATAA
- a CDS encoding LIC_11090 family protein: MKRLLSIYLSTTILFQAVVFSSGLFGCVLAEQAKICECNHGSRVQKHANQEDVRFSKGARIASVETHDSKKLPDCHSAQAGETHTCACKKSENKVSKLSAFYSALFNPATFWIVEPVSDLLEIIVFKDLNTGILSSLSLLKPPQFS; the protein is encoded by the coding sequence ATGAAACGTCTTCTTTCCATTTACCTCTCGACCACGATCCTCTTTCAAGCAGTCGTATTTTCGAGCGGTCTTTTCGGTTGTGTTCTTGCGGAACAAGCAAAGATCTGCGAATGCAATCACGGAAGTAGAGTTCAAAAACACGCAAACCAAGAAGACGTTCGTTTTTCGAAAGGAGCACGCATCGCTTCGGTAGAAACTCATGATTCAAAAAAACTTCCGGATTGCCATTCCGCACAAGCGGGAGAAACGCATACTTGCGCTTGTAAAAAATCCGAAAACAAAGTTTCTAAGCTGAGCGCATTCTACTCCGCTCTTTTTAACCCGGCGACTTTTTGGATCGTAGAACCGGTTTCCGATCTTCTTGAAATTATCGTATTCAAAGATTTGAATACGGGCATTCTTTCGTCTCTTTCCCTTCTCAAACCCCCTCAATTCTCCTAA
- a CDS encoding sulfate transporter, producing the protein MQQLEESTIYPDKNLFRVEFRKNICSVESEEIEIILSQIREIRPSSVLLDLTPVVAIPSMVLNRILKFISDLKKEQIQISEVKLSEGLQLVLSKLKINLG; encoded by the coding sequence ATGCAACAACTGGAAGAATCCACCATCTACCCCGATAAAAATCTATTTCGCGTCGAGTTTCGTAAGAATATTTGCTCCGTGGAATCTGAGGAAATCGAGATCATCCTTTCCCAGATTCGGGAAATCCGCCCCAGCTCCGTTCTTTTGGATCTAACACCGGTCGTTGCAATTCCTTCGATGGTCCTTAACCGAATTCTAAAATTTATTTCCGACCTCAAGAAGGAACAAATTCAAATTTCGGAAGTTAAATTGAGCGAGGGTTTGCAATTAGTGCTTTCCAAACTCAAGATCAATTTGGGATGA
- a CDS encoding O-antigen ligase family protein: protein MQNRKGESFFSNASSIQWKTVFWIGFAGILLLPLLSFYPWKYRILFTFSFLAFVWIDLFSPLVATAILTSSSVIFGNHPGGRFLELQDCLWIFWSVRGIIELKFLGRSVFSMEFWKRSIGILLCGFFLAGILSLLSNPELVFDLRFYQKGWFWFLHSTELEPWYPIKLLGIGILFWIGWNGRKEWLEKTKGRDRLLEFFALGVTIGLLIAVLFGWLEFFFPFVKSKLDEYHLWLDGYKLVALPHSYFIWMKEIQAPFAIQSLFWNRSWFGVSLLSGLPFVFYLLFRITSEKDSENPENKPNPSKILIRLLLSFGILILLGLTFVWIGARGGMLSFALLWICAGFYFLFLKLVSNETVQKTILRFGIIALIFCGILFPILVIYTKLGLEDPERLSHFQAGWKLFLNKPLFGGGFESYGWYNECCLNQTGKGSPYHTTHNQWIQIISGLGVFGGIFFALLWGFLLDSIAFSKMEKGESIGERAVYFGSVVAIFVYSFFQEWFYLRAVYLQWIALFVFFGKNESEFVLNFISRIFKKENILRFAIFFLLLLGISVFFFPTKMFRSGIYFPPGQRKDFAWILEGKSRFVLVSKFDSYRVIPNSDLPNGVSKIDIEGGHRVVYPIVKTMVPMDDLEFQTIEGENILKFECSIAEERNGWRTLRFWRSEVLDPEPRKICAQYSIQKSL, encoded by the coding sequence ATGCAAAATCGGAAGGGCGAATCATTCTTCTCCAATGCTTCGAGTATTCAATGGAAGACGGTTTTTTGGATCGGATTTGCCGGAATCCTTCTGCTACCGCTGTTGAGTTTTTATCCTTGGAAATATAGAATCCTCTTCACTTTTTCGTTTCTCGCATTTGTTTGGATCGACTTATTCTCTCCGTTAGTCGCCACCGCGATTCTTACGTCTTCTTCCGTGATTTTTGGAAATCATCCGGGAGGAAGATTTTTAGAACTCCAAGATTGCCTTTGGATTTTTTGGTCGGTTCGAGGAATCATAGAACTAAAATTTTTAGGAAGATCCGTTTTTTCCATGGAGTTTTGGAAACGTTCGATCGGAATTCTACTTTGTGGTTTTTTTCTCGCGGGAATCTTGAGTTTGTTATCCAATCCGGAACTCGTTTTCGATCTCCGATTTTATCAAAAGGGATGGTTTTGGTTTTTACATTCTACGGAGTTGGAACCTTGGTATCCGATCAAATTACTCGGAATCGGAATTCTTTTTTGGATCGGTTGGAACGGAAGAAAGGAATGGTTGGAGAAAACAAAGGGTCGGGATCGACTTTTGGAATTCTTCGCTTTAGGGGTAACGATCGGACTATTGATTGCGGTTTTGTTCGGATGGCTTGAATTCTTCTTTCCATTCGTAAAATCGAAGTTAGACGAATATCATCTTTGGTTGGACGGATACAAACTGGTCGCACTTCCTCATTCTTATTTTATTTGGATGAAGGAGATCCAAGCTCCGTTTGCGATTCAATCCTTGTTTTGGAACCGAAGTTGGTTCGGTGTTTCCCTTCTTTCCGGATTGCCCTTTGTATTCTATCTTCTGTTTCGAATTACGAGCGAAAAGGATTCGGAGAATCCGGAGAACAAACCGAATCCAAGTAAAATTCTAATTCGCTTACTTTTGTCCTTCGGAATTCTGATTCTCCTTGGATTGACTTTTGTTTGGATCGGCGCGAGGGGAGGAATGCTTTCTTTTGCTCTTCTCTGGATTTGTGCGGGATTCTATTTTCTTTTTTTAAAGTTGGTTTCAAACGAAACGGTTCAAAAAACAATCCTTCGTTTCGGAATCATCGCTCTGATTTTTTGCGGAATTTTATTTCCTATTCTGGTCATTTATACGAAACTCGGGTTGGAAGATCCGGAACGTCTTTCTCATTTCCAGGCTGGTTGGAAACTTTTTCTCAACAAACCGTTGTTTGGCGGAGGTTTCGAATCCTACGGATGGTACAACGAATGTTGTCTCAATCAAACCGGAAAAGGAAGTCCGTATCATACGACTCACAACCAGTGGATTCAGATCATTTCCGGGCTCGGCGTTTTTGGAGGAATCTTTTTCGCCCTCCTCTGGGGATTTCTATTGGATTCGATCGCATTTTCAAAAATGGAAAAAGGAGAATCGATCGGAGAACGCGCCGTTTATTTCGGTTCCGTCGTTGCGATTTTTGTTTATTCTTTTTTTCAGGAATGGTTCTATCTACGAGCCGTTTATCTACAGTGGATCGCCTTGTTTGTGTTCTTTGGAAAAAACGAGTCCGAATTTGTTCTAAATTTTATAAGCAGAATATTCAAAAAAGAAAATATTCTAAGATTCGCGATCTTTTTTCTCCTTTTACTAGGAATCTCCGTTTTCTTTTTTCCAACAAAGATGTTTCGGTCCGGGATTTACTTTCCTCCTGGACAAAGGAAGGACTTCGCCTGGATTTTGGAAGGAAAAAGCAGGTTCGTTTTAGTTTCTAAGTTCGATTCGTATCGTGTAATCCCGAATTCGGATCTTCCCAACGGAGTTTCTAAGATCGATATCGAGGGAGGACATAGAGTGGTATATCCAATCGTGAAAACGATGGTTCCGATGGATGATCTTGAATTCCAAACGATCGAAGGTGAGAATATTCTAAAATTTGAATGTAGTATCGCTGAAGAACGAAATGGATGGCGAACTCTTCGGTTTTGGAGGTCCGAGGTTTTGGATCCGGAGCCTCGGAAAATTTGCGCCCAATATTCGATCCAAAAAAGTCTTTGA
- a CDS encoding glycosyltransferase family 2 protein, translating into MNSLPITVVIPTYNREEKVLKAIKSVLRQTGLPQEILIVDDGSTDATVSNIRERFSNSLERIRILSLEHRGVSFARNRGVEEARNDWIAFLDSDDEWLPEKLKRQWETLQGLPQIRILQSLEIWIRNGKRVNPPDYLQKKDGWIFDKSLEFCAVTPSSVLLRKDLYLENGGMDEDLPACEDYDLWLRISSQNPIALLSEELLIRYGGHEDQLSFRYPVMDRFRIYSILKLLNTQLLTEKQREQAKAILFIKWNVLRQGRIKRNVWNSELDLLWERTVKEGLDSESGKKIQSFFLTNENWTKN; encoded by the coding sequence ATGAATTCTCTTCCGATCACGGTCGTCATTCCCACATACAATCGGGAAGAAAAAGTTTTGAAAGCGATCAAAAGTGTACTTCGGCAAACCGGTTTGCCGCAGGAAATTCTGATTGTGGACGACGGTTCTACGGACGCGACCGTCTCCAATATCCGAGAGCGGTTTTCAAATTCTTTGGAAAGAATCCGAATTCTTTCTCTTGAACATCGGGGTGTAAGTTTTGCGAGAAACCGTGGAGTGGAAGAGGCGCGAAATGATTGGATCGCGTTTCTCGATTCGGACGACGAATGGTTGCCCGAAAAACTGAAAAGACAATGGGAAACTCTGCAAGGTCTTCCTCAGATTCGAATTCTTCAATCCTTGGAAATTTGGATCCGAAACGGCAAACGTGTCAACCCTCCGGACTATCTCCAAAAAAAAGATGGTTGGATCTTTGACAAAAGTTTGGAATTCTGCGCCGTTACTCCGTCTTCCGTTCTTTTGAGAAAGGATCTATATCTGGAGAATGGCGGCATGGACGAAGACTTACCCGCGTGTGAAGATTACGATCTTTGGTTACGCATCAGTTCTCAAAATCCAATCGCGTTGTTAAGCGAAGAGCTTTTGATTCGTTACGGAGGACACGAGGATCAGCTTTCGTTCCGCTATCCGGTGATGGATCGATTTCGAATCTACTCCATTCTAAAATTATTAAATACGCAACTATTGACCGAAAAACAAAGAGAACAAGCAAAAGCCATTCTGTTTATAAAGTGGAATGTATTAAGACAAGGAAGAATCAAAAGAAACGTTTGGAATTCAGAGTTAGATCTTCTGTGGGAACGAACCGTAAAAGAAGGTCTTGACTCCGAGTCCGGAAAGAAGATCCAATCATTCTTTCTCACAAACGAAAACTGGACTAAAAATTAA
- a CDS encoding adenylate/guanylate cyclase domain-containing protein, with amino-acid sequence MLKGFQELIQRKRMLVMDALSFEVLKSEIVRTRILFRFFFVASLVLGVVYFLIGERMTKEVGVRLPFEAIVLTGLGISFYEYVVYRIFLAYQKKRKVVFPPARFGNAFVEISFISFLLWLSINSFASPLIPLYSPATYIYFIFIILSVLRLEFSLSVFTGLVAGVELFALAFIYIPANQMKFELQIFNSFMPFFGKGILLLMGGFVSGLVAMQLKKTLVSATEAVQEKNKIVGMFGQYVSPEVVDRLLEQKSENFSEFKHVCVMFLDIRNFTRFSEKRSPGEVIDYLNYLFTHLIDIVNMHNGMINKFLGDGFMAVFGAPISDGANDIHNAVNASLAILKKVEQLNLEGKIPETNIGIGLHSGEAMTGNVGSEARKEYTIIGDVVNLASRVEQLNKEFATKFLVTQAVFDNVKDKVPGRHLSSIHVKGREEPVDVYELAKL; translated from the coding sequence ATGCTCAAAGGTTTTCAGGAACTCATTCAAAGAAAAAGGATGCTCGTGATGGACGCCCTTTCTTTCGAAGTTTTAAAAAGTGAAATCGTTCGAACCAGAATTTTGTTTCGCTTCTTTTTTGTTGCGAGTCTCGTTCTCGGAGTCGTTTACTTCCTAATCGGCGAGAGAATGACGAAGGAAGTCGGAGTTCGTCTTCCGTTTGAGGCGATCGTTCTTACCGGACTCGGGATTTCCTTCTACGAATACGTGGTGTATCGGATTTTTCTGGCTTATCAGAAAAAACGCAAAGTCGTTTTTCCTCCGGCGCGATTCGGAAACGCCTTCGTGGAGATTTCTTTTATTAGCTTTCTTCTTTGGTTGAGCATCAACTCATTCGCTTCTCCCTTGATTCCGCTCTATTCTCCCGCGACGTACATTTATTTTATCTTTATCATCCTTTCCGTACTTCGCCTTGAATTTTCTTTGAGCGTCTTTACGGGTTTGGTCGCAGGAGTAGAGTTGTTTGCATTAGCTTTCATTTATATTCCCGCGAATCAGATGAAGTTCGAACTACAGATCTTCAATTCCTTTATGCCCTTTTTCGGGAAAGGGATTTTATTGTTGATGGGCGGTTTCGTGTCCGGTTTGGTCGCGATGCAGTTAAAGAAAACCTTGGTTTCCGCTACGGAGGCGGTTCAGGAAAAGAACAAGATCGTAGGAATGTTCGGTCAGTATGTTTCTCCGGAGGTCGTGGATCGTCTCTTGGAACAAAAGAGCGAGAATTTTTCCGAGTTCAAACACGTCTGTGTGATGTTTTTGGATATCCGTAACTTTACCAGATTCTCCGAAAAACGTTCTCCGGGAGAAGTCATCGACTATCTCAACTATCTTTTTACGCACCTGATCGACATCGTGAATATGCACAACGGAATGATTAATAAATTTCTCGGAGACGGTTTTATGGCGGTGTTCGGGGCTCCGATCTCGGACGGCGCAAACGATATTCACAACGCGGTCAATGCGTCCTTGGCGATATTAAAAAAGGTCGAACAGCTGAACCTGGAAGGAAAAATTCCGGAAACCAACATCGGAATCGGTCTGCATTCCGGTGAAGCAATGACGGGTAACGTTGGCTCCGAGGCACGCAAGGAATATACGATCATCGGTGACGTAGTCAATCTTGCGTCGCGTGTGGAACAACTCAACAAGGAGTTTGCGACCAAGTTCTTAGTGACACAGGCGGTTTTTGATAACGTAAAGGACAAGGTTCCTGGAAGACATCTTTCTTCCATTCATGTGAAGGGAAGAGAAGAGCCCGTGGACGTTTACGAACTCGCGAAACTCTAA
- a CDS encoding YciI family protein yields MKQFIVVLRYLTSIEIVDQHVIEHRAFLAKGYEQKILLASGPQEPRSGGILIARAESRKDLEAFCHQDPFYTNGVAEYQFIEWNPVKYQKEFEFWL; encoded by the coding sequence ATGAAACAGTTTATCGTTGTACTTCGCTATCTAACGTCGATTGAAATCGTAGATCAACACGTGATCGAACACAGAGCCTTTCTCGCAAAAGGTTACGAACAAAAGATTCTTTTAGCATCGGGTCCGCAAGAACCGAGAAGCGGTGGGATTTTGATCGCGAGAGCGGAATCGAGAAAGGACTTGGAGGCGTTTTGCCACCAAGATCCTTTTTATACCAACGGAGTCGCCGAATATCAATTCATCGAGTGGAATCCGGTTAAATACCAGAAAGAATTCGAATTCTGGCTTTAG